The sequence CTGCAGGTTGCCGTTGGTGATCGCGTCGGTGGCGCGCGTGGACGCAGCAAACAGCGCACGCAGGTTCCAGTTGAATGCGGCCTTGCCGGGCGAGCGGTTTTCCACCGCATACAGATCCAGCAGCTTGCGCAGCGCGATGTACAGCAACGCTCCACCCACCACCCCGGCGATGCTCATCGCCAGGGGCCAGTTCAGTCCGTGCCACAGCGCAAGGCTGTAGTCGGGCAGGCGATCGCCAAGGATGGCGCTGGCACCGGCACGCAACACCGGTGCCACCGTCCATGCCGGCACGATGCCCACCGCCACGCAGGTCAGCACCAGCACTTCGACGGGAATCTTCATCCAGCGCGGCGGCTCGTGCGGGGTGCGGTCCAACCCGCGCGGCCCTTGCCCGAAGAAGGTGTCATGCACGAAACGCAGGCTGTAGGCCACGCCCAGCAGCCCGGCCATCAACGCCGCGCCGCTGGCGAGCAGGCGCAGCAACTGCGGGCCCTCGGCTTCCAACGCCACGGCAAAGAACATTTCCTTGGACAAGAAGCCGTTGAGTAACGGGATGCCGGCCATGGCCAGCGAAGCGGTGATCGCCAGCGCGCTGGTAAACGGCATCAACCGGCGCAGGTTGCCCAGCTTGCGCATGTCGCGGGTACCGGTTTCATGGTCGATGATGCCGGCGGCCATGAACAGTGATGCCTTGAACACCGCATGGTTGAGGATATGGAACACGCCTGCCACCACTGCCATCGGGGTCGACAAGCCGAACAGCATCGTGATCAGGCCCAGGTGGGAGATGGTCGAATACGCCAGCACGCCCTTGAGATCGTGCTGAAAGATCGCATGCCACGCACCCAGCAGCACGGTGATCGCGCCGATACTGGTGACCGTGTACAGAAACAGGTCTGTGCCTGCCAACGCCGGGTGCAGGCGCGCCAGCAGGAACACGCCGGCTTTGACCATTGTGGCCGAATGCAGATACGCCGATACCGGTGTCGGTGCAGCCATCGCGTGCGGCAACCAGAAGTGGAACGGAAACTGCGCGCTCTTGGTAAAGATGCCCAGCAGCACCAGCACCAGCGCATACGGATACAGCGCGCTGGCCCGGATGAGATCACCCGAGGCCAGCACCGCATCCAGCTGGAAACTGCCGACGATGCGGCCGATCAACAGCACGCCGCCCAGCAACGCCAGTCCGCCGCCTGCGGTGAGCACCAAGGCCATGCGGGCGCCTTCGCGCGCGTCCTTTCGGTGTGACCAGAAGCCGATCAGCAGGAAGGAACTGAGGCTGGTGAGTTCCCAGAACACCATCAACAGCAGCAGGTTGCCCGAGAGCACCATGCCCAGCATCGCGCCCATGAACAACAGCAAATAGGCGAAGAAGCGCGACGCGCTATCGCGTGCGCTCAGGTAGTAGTGCGCGTACATCACCACCAGGGCGCCGATCGCCAGCACCAGCAGCGTGAACATCCACGCCAGTCCGTCCATGCGCAGCGAGAACAGCAGTCCGATCTGCGGCAACCAGGCATGTTCGCTGCGGATGATTTCCCCGCGCAGCACCGCCGGTGTCAGCAGCGCCAGGATGCCCAGGCCGGCCAACGGCGCGGCCGCCGCCAACCACGCAGTGATCGAACGGGAGGTGCGCCACGACAGCGCCACGGCGGCCGCCATCAGGAACGGCAGCGCGAGCAGGATTTCCAACGGTGCAGGCATGCAGGGAACACGAGATTCGCGAGCAGGCCAGAGAGCTTAACAAACCGTTGACTGACGTCCGCGTCAACGCCGGTGTCGTGTCGGTGCGCAATTCCCTGCCAAACCGCGCGCGCATCGGCATGAGGGACTGGGTATGCTGCTGTCATCCATGACCACGTAGCTGCCCCCCGTGACCGCCGCCCATCCCGCTCCGTCCACCGCTGTGTCTGCGCCGCGCGCCCTGGTTTTCGGCGGCAGCGGGCAGATTGGTGAGCGCCTGTTGACCCGGCTGTTGAGCCGCGGCTGGCAGGTCACGGCATGGTCGCGGCAGCCGCGTGCGGCGCGCTCCGGGTTGATCTGGCGGCAAGGCGATCTGGCCGTGCCGGCCGCTGCAGGCGATGCCTTTGAGGGGATCTTCAGCTGCGGACCGCTGGATCACTTCGCCCGCTGGTATGCCGAAAACCCGGTGGCTGCGCCGCGCATCGTAGCGTTCGGCTCTACCAGCGTGGAGGTCAAGGAGCATTCGATCGATGCGGCCGAGCGCGACGTGGCGCAACGGTTGGCGCATGCCGAACTGGCGCTGTTTTCCGCGGCCATGGCGCGCGGCGCGACCGCCACCGTGCTGCGCCCGACGCTGGTTTACGGTGCCGGGCGCGATAAGACGCTCACCCAGATTGCTGGCCTGGCGCAGCGCACCGGTGCCTTCGTGCTGCCGGCCAATGCCATCGGTTTGCGTCAGCCGGTGCACGTGGACGACCTGGCCAGCGCGGCGTTGGCGGTGATCGGCCAGCCGGCGACCCAGCAACGCAGCTACGCGGTGGGCGGCGGCGAAGTGCTGGCATATACGCAGATGGTGGAACGGGTGCTGGCAGCGCTGCCACGGCCGGCGCGGCTGTACCAGGTGCCGCCGAGCCTGTTCGGGCTTGCGCTCACTGCAGCGCAGCGCCTGGGCCGCCTACGTGGCATGAATGCCGCGGCGCTGCAACGCATGCGCGACGACCTGGTGTTCGACCTGGAGCCGGCACGTCGCGATTTCGGCTATGCCCCGCGCGCGTTTCGCCCGCTGCCGGAAGAGCTCGGTATTGGCGAGTAAGGCAGTGCATGCGGTGTGGGACAAGCGCAGCAACGTCGACGTGCACACAGTCGTTATGCTGGCAGGTGGCTCAGTAAGAACACGCCTGCGCCCAGGTGAGATGCGCCAAGTGCGCCGTCGCCGTCGCCGGACTTAATAGCGCCAACCCAATTGCCGATACACCTTGGCCAGCACCCAGATTGGCCCGATCAGCAGATAGGTCAGGTCGGTCAGAAAGCTCGGCTTGCGGCCTTCGATCTTGTGGCCCACAAATTGCGCGATCCACGCCAGCACGAAGACCGACAGCGCGGTGGCGAACAGTCCGGCCAGCCCGATCCGGCCTTCGATCAACCGGCACAGGCAGCCGAAGAAAAAGAAGATGCCCAGCATGCCCAGCCCCAGCGGACGCGACAGCCGGTTGTAATACGACCATGCCGCAAACATCGACAGCGCCGCCCACACACCGCTGCTGAACCAGGTGCCGCCGACCGGGATGCACCACAGCAGCCCCACTACTGACCACAGGATTGCCGGCACCGCGACCACATGGATCAGCTGATTGGTGTCGTTGCGGTGATCGTCGGAATAGCTGGCGAAATAGCGCTCGATCGGTCGCGCGGTCGTGGTGCGTTCGGTCATGTTCCCTCCCAGGAATGACCCAAGCATACGCGTGCAAACGGCCGCAGTGGCGCTACGCCGGTGACCAGGCCCCACCACGCAACACTGGCGTGGGGAGGCCCGGACCGCATCAGTTGACCGACACCGCACTCCATGCGGCTGCCACCGCGCGATATTGGGTGGAGGTGCTGCCATACAGATCGGTGGCTGCGCTCAACGTGGCGCGGCGTGCGGCCGCGTAGTTGGTCGAGGAGGTCATGTAGACCGTGAGCGCGCGATACCAGATGCGGCTGGCTGCGGCCCGGCCGATCGCCGTCAACGCGGTATTGCCGTTACAGACCAGCCCTGCCGGGGTCACGTTGTAGCTAGTGCCCGCGCCAAAACCGCTCGGCACCACAGCACCTTCGGCCAACAGGTAGTAGAAGTGGTTGGCAACACCGGAGCTGTAATGCACGTCGAGCGAACCCAGCGTGCTGCGATAGCAATCCGGCGAATCGCCATCCAGGCTCGGCTTGAACATGTAGCGCAAAGCCAGCGTGCCGCCGCTGTTGCCAGCGATGAGCTTCTCGCCGATCAGATAATTGCCGGGTTGCGCGCTGTTGTTGGCCGAGAATTCCACCATCGCGCCCATGATGTCGGAGGTAGCTTCGTTCAATCCGCCGGACTCGCCCGAATACACCAGCCGCGCAGAGCGGCTGGTCACCCCGTGGGTCATCTCGTGCCCGGCCACGTCCACCGAGACCAGGGGGGTGAACGTGCTGCCGTCGCCATCGCCAAAGGTCATGCAAAAACAGCTATCGGACCAGAAGGCGTTGTTGTATCGGCTGCCGTAGTGCACGCGGCTGCGTGCACCCTTGCCATCGTTGGCAATGCCACTGCGTGCATGGGTGTTCTTGAAATAATCCCATGTCAGCGCCACGCCGTAGTGCGCATCCACCGCGACCGTTGCCGCATCGCTGTTGGCACCGCTGCCCCACGCGTTGTCGGTATCGGTCAGCAGCGTCCCGTTACCCGAGGTCGCATTGCGCATGGTGTAGGTGGCGCCACCGCCGCGACCGAGATCGGTCATCTCGAAGCCACTACTGCAGCGCGTGGTGGCTAGCGTCACGCTGCCCGCATACAGCGAGCGCCCGGTACCGGCGGCACTGGTGCCGCCTGCGCACGCGGTATGGACAGCGTCCCAGGCCTCCAGGAGGCGTTGATCCACTGCATCGACGATGTAATGCATCTCGGTCGGGGTCTGGTCCGGCTTGATGCCGCTGTAGATCACCTCGTATGCAAGGCGTGGCGTTCCCTGACGCGCGTAGAGCGCAAGGCTGGCGCGCGGTGCGGCATCTTGCGGCACATCGAACTGTGCGCCTGCCACGCGCACTGCAGTGGTGGCATCGATGCCCGGCACCAGGCTGGGCCGTACGCTGGTGTCCATGGTCTGACTCAACTGCCGCATCACGCCGCGACGCGAATGCACCACCACGTCGCCTCCGATCACCGGCAATCCCTGATACGTGCGGTCAAAACGCACATGCTCGGTGCCATCGGCATCGACGATGCTGTCGCGCGCGATGAAGGCATCGGCCGGCGCACGATTGGCCAGCGCTGCGGCGTTGTTTCCCAACAGGGACTGCGCGCGCGATACCGCTGCAGTGGTCGACAAATCAGCCGCGGTAGCCACAGTAGAAAACGATAGCGCGCAGCAAATTGCCGCGCCCAGTACATGGAATTGCATGACGACTCTCTCCAGAAAACGTGCAATGCAAAGACCGGTCGCCCCCGACAGCCGGTCGCCGATGGCACCCATGGTGCCGGTAGCTACGCTTGCACAGTCCCGAACGGGACAGTAGTAAAAGTTACAGAGGTATTGCGTTCTGTGCGGTGGGCCGCTTTGCGCTGCGGACCGCATCGCAGAGACGTGCCTGCCTCATTGCGCGTAAGGCTCTCGCACGACCGCATCCGCGCAGCCTCTTTCGCGTTCAGCGGGTCTAGTAGGGCGCGCCGACGTGCGCGTCGTGCGGCAGACAATCACGGTCAATGACGCGGCGCCGCGGATTCACTATTCAAATGTGATGTCTCGCTTCCACCTGAGTGCATAAAGCTGCGGCAGGGAAGGCAGATACGAAAAAGCCGGCCATACAGGCCGGCCGGCTTTCTCGTGCATCGCGAACTCAGCGGCCGCCGATGGCGACCCTTTGTTGCTCGTCGTGCGCCTGTTGCTGCGGCGACTGGCCAGCCAGCAACTGCGCGCTGGTCTGCTCCAATGACGGGGCAGGCTGGTTCAGGTCCACTGCTGCACGGAACCCTGGCGTGGTTCCCATCACGAATGCCTTGCCGTCTTGCACCGTCACGTTCTGAAGTTTATCCGCGCTGTCGATGCCATTCTGCTTGGCCTGCAAAGTGACGTTGGCAGCAGCCTCATTAGAGATCATGCTCGGCAGCTTGCTGCGGATCGCATTGTGCAACGCATGGTCCGGATGCGAAGCATCGTTGAGCGACGGGCCCTTGGGCGCCGCGGCTGGGTCATCGGCCGCTTTGGCCATGGGCGCAGACAACGCCGCCCGCGTATCACGGCCGACGACACCGTCCTGCTGCAGGCCATGCTGCTTCTGGAACGCCATCACCGCCTCGCGCGTGTTGTCGCCAAAGCGCCCGTCCTCGGCAAGCCGATTGCCCTGTGTATCGCGCACGCCGAGGCGGTTGAGATCCTGCTGCAGCGACTGTACCTCGTCCCCACGGATCCCGCGCTTGAGCATGTGATGAGAGGCGGTATCACTCGATCCCTGATGAATTGGCGACACATTTGCAGGTGTCTGAGTGCGCGCAGCGCTGGGTTCAGTCGCGCCATGTAGCGGTGCACGCACTTGGAATTCGGGCTTTGGCGTCAACGCACCAACGATACGCGTACCGCTGCCATCCCAGTAACCGCCGGGAGTGATCGTGACCTCGGCCGGCCCCGTACTGCCCTGGGAGCCGATGAACTGAATATTCCCCTTTGAGTCGTAGCCCTTGAATATGCCGACATGCTGGCCCTGCGACGAGGAGAACATCAAAATGTCGCCCTGATGCAACGATCCATTCGGCTTGCGCGCCTCAGCGGCCGACGTGACTTCGAAATGTTCGCGCGCATAGGGCGTAATGTTGGTACCGCTGAACAACTTGGCGGTCGTGAAGGCGGCAGCATTCTCGCCGGGCACATCGTACCCAGCATTTTTTAGCCCCCGCCACACGAAAGCTGAGCAATCTACTCCCCGCCGTCCATCTCCGTCGGCATCGCGCTCCAGCCGGCTGCTGTCTCGGCCCGGGCGCGGGTGATCTGGACGCCCATACTCATATTTCTGACTTCCGCCAAGGAAGTGCTGATAGGCCTCGTTATAAACGGCGGCGCCACTGGCAGCTGCTGCGGACTGGCCGGCCACGGGCGTGCTCCCAGGCTGCGCGCTGGGTGATTGTGTCTGTACTGGCACCGTTGTTGGCGTGTGCGAGGGTTGCTGGATGGTCTCTACCTCTCCTGCTCGCCAGCCCTCGAAACGCCGAATGCCATCTGCAAGCACCTCGCGTTCGCGCACACTCATCTGTCCAACGGTTTTCTCGCGCAAATCCACGCCATGTCGGTCGCCTTCGGCGAATATCGCAGCCGCCTGTTCCTTATGGTGGGTCTTGCCACTGTAGTCAGCGGTTGAATAACTGGGCAGCATTTCTTCGACGGTCTTTTCCGCGAAGCGGCGCTCCAGGAGTTGATTTTTGGCTGCGCGGCCGGCCTCGTAGCTTTCGAAAACCGCGTTGCCCCATTGGTCCAGGCCAACCACACCCTGATAACGGTTCTGCGCAGCATCGAGTGCCTGCTCACGGGTGCGTGGATTGTGGACGGTCGTATCTGCACTGCCGGCGAATTCAAACTTGAGGTTGCCTGGATTGTTATTACGCCACGATACGGTGCCGCCGGAGCGCGCGACGATACTGCCGTCGTCCATTTCCAGCGTGCGCGTCGTGCCTACGCTACTCACTACACGGGTAATTTTTGGATCCGACATGAGCTGTTCCTTTGCTGGTTGGTTGGTCGAACCTGATGAGGATGAGATGGCTCATAATCCGTTCGAAAATACATCGAGTGCATCCGCACTCACCCATCCTTGCGCGCAATTGCCAACGTACTGTCCTGGTGCTGCTGCGTGGCAGCTTTCGCCACTTGCAGGCTTCATCTGCTTGATGGGCCTGTCGCCATAGGTCTTGCACAATGCGTTGTTCTTGCACTTTGCAATGGTGTCCGCAGGAATTGCGGCAACGTAGTAATAAAGCGGGTTCTGTCCTGCGCGGCCGATCGCCTGGATGCAGACGAGCTGGCCTTGCGCCAAGCTTGCATTAGTCGTTGCTCTGCTACCGGTGGTAGGCACGACATTCAATACATCAACTCCCTTCGCCTGGGCCACGCCGGCGAAGAATCCCTCATCGCCACAATCCGGTGAAAGCTCCACATCGTAAAAATCACCGCTATCGACGTTGCCCGCTGTGCATCCGTTTGCAGCCTTTGCATCCGTGCAGGTTATGCCTGTTGCCTGTATCAACGCACCAAGTCTGTCGTTGACCGTCGGCGCTGCAGGTGTCGTAGTTTTCGCGGGTGCAACTGGCGTTGCGGCGCGAGCAGCAGGGGCTGCAGATTCGCCGGGTGTACAGGCGCTCAGTGCGAACAATAAACTGGGAAATACCGCACTGCGGAAGGCAGGCAAAATACGGAAGAGGTGATTTGACCGAGCCATTGCGACCTCGTTGGGCAAAAGAGCACGCCATCGCGGCGAACGTAGTGGAAATAATTGGATGCGATTATGTGCAGTGGCTGACATGAGGTTTCACGCGCAACTTACTAGTTTGGCCTCAGCTGGCAGTCACTGGACTCGGGCGCACCGAGTGTGTCAGCGCTTTAGTCATAACGGCGTCAGCGTGATGTGACGCCTTACCTCCTTAAATCGGGGGCAAGCCATCAATCAATCGAAATATTAGCCAGCCGCTGCAGCGCTTCTGCATATTTGGCGCGTGTGCGGTCGATGACATCGTCCGGCAGACTCGGGCCGGGTGCGGTCTTGCCCCAGTCCAGGGTCTCCAGATAATCGCGCACGAACTGCTTGTCGTAGCTGGGCGGGCTGGTGCCCACTTCGTACTGGTCGGCCGGCCAATAACGCGACGAATCCGGGGTCAGCATCTCGTCCATGATGTACAGCCGGCCATCGGCGTCGGTGCCGAATTCGAACTTGGTGTCGGCCAGTAAAATGCCGCGTTCGGCGGCAAAATCGGCAGCGAAGCGGTAGATGCGCAAGGTGGCATCGCGCACGCGCTCGGCCAGCTCGGCGCCGACGGTCTTGACCATCGCGTCGAAGTCGATGTTTTCGTCATGGTCGCCAACGGCGGCCTTGGTCGATGGGGTAAAGATCGGCTCGGGCAGTTTCTCGGCCTGGCGCAGGCCATCGGGCAGTTCGATGCCGCTGACCTTGCCGGTGCGTTGATAATCCTTCCAGCCGCTGCCGATCAGATAACCGCGTGCAATCGCTTCCACCGGCACCGGCTTGAGCTTGCGCGTGACCACTGCACGTTTGGCGTACAGCGCCGGGTCCACGCCCTCGGGCAGCACCTGCTCGACGCGGATGTCCACCAGATGATTGGGCATCAGGTGTTCGGTCTTGTGGAACCAGAAATTGGAAACCTGGCACAGCATCTCGCCCTTGCCGGGGATCGGATCCGGCAACACGACGTCGAACGCGGACAGGCGGTCGGTTGCCACCATCAACAGGTAGTCGCCGGGCGGTGCGTCGGCGGGCAGGCGATCGCGGGGAAGTTCGAAGACATCGCGGACCTTGCCACGATGACGCAACGGCAGGCCGGGCAGATCGGATTGCAACAGCGTGGTCGACACAGGCACTCCTAAGGACGTCGCTATGACGCTGTCCCCGGGACCCGGCGGGCCCGCGGGTGGGCAGCGGGCCGCGTAGTGTACGGCGCTTCGGCGCGTCCCGCTGGATTTATTGGCAGCCACCGTGCCCCGGCTGTGGAGGGCGCGTCAGCCAGGTGGGGCGGGCGTTCGGGTAAGATCGCCAGCCCGCCTTGCCGCCCCGATTGCCCATGTCCTGGTACGGAAAACTGCTCGGCGCATTGGCCGGCGCCTTGCTGTTCCGCGGCGCGCCATTTGTGGGGCTGATGATCGGCCTGGCCATCGGTCACGCGGTAGACGCCGGCTGGTTCAAGCGGCGCGCGGAAAATCCCTACGAAGCCCTGGGACTGGAGCCGGATGCCACCACGGCCGAGATCGATCTGGCTTACCGCCGACTGATGTCGCGCTATCACCCGGACAAGGTGGCCAATGCCGAGCCGGAAGCGCGCCGTCAGGCAGAGAAAAAAGCCAGCC comes from Xanthomonas vesicatoria ATCC 35937 and encodes:
- a CDS encoding phosphoribosylaminoimidazolesuccinocarboxamide synthase, encoding MSTTLLQSDLPGLPLRHRGKVRDVFELPRDRLPADAPPGDYLLMVATDRLSAFDVVLPDPIPGKGEMLCQVSNFWFHKTEHLMPNHLVDIRVEQVLPEGVDPALYAKRAVVTRKLKPVPVEAIARGYLIGSGWKDYQRTGKVSGIELPDGLRQAEKLPEPIFTPSTKAAVGDHDENIDFDAMVKTVGAELAERVRDATLRIYRFAADFAAERGILLADTKFEFGTDADGRLYIMDEMLTPDSSRYWPADQYEVGTSPPSYDKQFVRDYLETLDWGKTAPGPSLPDDVIDRTRAKYAEALQRLANISID
- a CDS encoding J domain-containing protein, whose product is MSWYGKLLGALAGALLFRGAPFVGLMIGLAIGHAVDAGWFKRRAENPYEALGLEPDATTAEIDLAYRRLMSRYHPDKVANAEPEARRQAEKKASQINAAYDRIQRLRKR
- a CDS encoding NAD-dependent epimerase/dehydratase family protein; this translates as MTAAHPAPSTAVSAPRALVFGGSGQIGERLLTRLLSRGWQVTAWSRQPRAARSGLIWRQGDLAVPAAAGDAFEGIFSCGPLDHFARWYAENPVAAPRIVAFGSTSVEVKEHSIDAAERDVAQRLAHAELALFSAAMARGATATVLRPTLVYGAGRDKTLTQIAGLAQRTGAFVLPANAIGLRQPVHVDDLASAALAVIGQPATQQRSYAVGGGEVLAYTQMVERVLAALPRPARLYQVPPSLFGLALTAAQRLGRLRGMNAAALQRMRDDLVFDLEPARRDFGYAPRAFRPLPEELGIGE
- a CDS encoding DUF962 domain-containing protein — encoded protein: MTERTTTARPIERYFASYSDDHRNDTNQLIHVVAVPAILWSVVGLLWCIPVGGTWFSSGVWAALSMFAAWSYYNRLSRPLGLGMLGIFFFFGCLCRLIEGRIGLAGLFATALSVFVLAWIAQFVGHKIEGRKPSFLTDLTYLLIGPIWVLAKVYRQLGWRY
- a CDS encoding peptidoglycan-binding protein, which codes for MSDPKITRVVSSVGTTRTLEMDDGSIVARSGGTVSWRNNNPGNLKFEFAGSADTTVHNPRTREQALDAAQNRYQGVVGLDQWGNAVFESYEAGRAAKNQLLERRFAEKTVEEMLPSYSTADYSGKTHHKEQAAAIFAEGDRHGVDLREKTVGQMSVREREVLADGIRRFEGWRAGEVETIQQPSHTPTTVPVQTQSPSAQPGSTPVAGQSAAAASGAAVYNEAYQHFLGGSQKYEYGRPDHPRPGRDSSRLERDADGDGRRGVDCSAFVWRGLKNAGYDVPGENAAAFTTAKLFSGTNITPYAREHFEVTSAAEARKPNGSLHQGDILMFSSSQGQHVGIFKGYDSKGNIQFIGSQGSTGPAEVTITPGGYWDGSGTRIVGALTPKPEFQVRAPLHGATEPSAARTQTPANVSPIHQGSSDTASHHMLKRGIRGDEVQSLQQDLNRLGVRDTQGNRLAEDGRFGDNTREAVMAFQKQHGLQQDGVVGRDTRAALSAPMAKAADDPAAAPKGPSLNDASHPDHALHNAIRSKLPSMISNEAAANVTLQAKQNGIDSADKLQNVTVQDGKAFVMGTTPGFRAAVDLNQPAPSLEQTSAQLLAGQSPQQQAHDEQQRVAIGGR
- a CDS encoding monovalent cation/H+ antiporter subunit A, which translates into the protein MPAPLEILLALPFLMAAAVALSWRTSRSITAWLAAAAPLAGLGILALLTPAVLRGEIIRSEHAWLPQIGLLFSLRMDGLAWMFTLLVLAIGALVVMYAHYYLSARDSASRFFAYLLLFMGAMLGMVLSGNLLLLMVFWELTSLSSFLLIGFWSHRKDAREGARMALVLTAGGGLALLGGVLLIGRIVGSFQLDAVLASGDLIRASALYPYALVLVLLGIFTKSAQFPFHFWLPHAMAAPTPVSAYLHSATMVKAGVFLLARLHPALAGTDLFLYTVTSIGAITVLLGAWHAIFQHDLKGVLAYSTISHLGLITMLFGLSTPMAVVAGVFHILNHAVFKASLFMAAGIIDHETGTRDMRKLGNLRRLMPFTSALAITASLAMAGIPLLNGFLSKEMFFAVALEAEGPQLLRLLASGAALMAGLLGVAYSLRFVHDTFFGQGPRGLDRTPHEPPRWMKIPVEVLVLTCVAVGIVPAWTVAPVLRAGASAILGDRLPDYSLALWHGLNWPLAMSIAGVVGGALLYIALRKLLDLYAVENRSPGKAAFNWNLRALFAASTRATDAITNGNLQRMLMLLVLSAVVVAWVPFLQGGTLPAWPATAPMPLLGWALWLLMLACALGSLFLYRQRLLAVLVLGGTGLAVSLTFVFLSAPDLALTQLLVEMVTLVLMLLAMNYLPETSRPERAPLRKFRDACIATVAGGGLAALAYTLMTQPSPTIAGEMLQRALPEAYGRNVVNVILVDFRGFDTFGEITVFAIAGLVVHALLRRSRMAPERTMPGPAIKLPVPADLAQIMFPLTLTVSLFLFLRGHNAPGGGFIAGLVLVVPLLMQYVIQGAASVESRFGFDYIRLIGIGLLCALVSGAGSLLFGRPFLTSGHAEIPLGWLGELELASALGFDTGVYLVVFGAAMLMLSMMGTIKPSRTRDSHRGEIDPSQRSTRTAEQH
- a CDS encoding M4 family metallopeptidase → MQFHVLGAAICCALSFSTVATAADLSTTAAVSRAQSLLGNNAAALANRAPADAFIARDSIVDADGTEHVRFDRTYQGLPVIGGDVVVHSRRGVMRQLSQTMDTSVRPSLVPGIDATTAVRVAGAQFDVPQDAAPRASLALYARQGTPRLAYEVIYSGIKPDQTPTEMHYIVDAVDQRLLEAWDAVHTACAGGTSAAGTGRSLYAGSVTLATTRCSSGFEMTDLGRGGGATYTMRNATSGNGTLLTDTDNAWGSGANSDAATVAVDAHYGVALTWDYFKNTHARSGIANDGKGARSRVHYGSRYNNAFWSDSCFCMTFGDGDGSTFTPLVSVDVAGHEMTHGVTSRSARLVYSGESGGLNEATSDIMGAMVEFSANNSAQPGNYLIGEKLIAGNSGGTLALRYMFKPSLDGDSPDCYRSTLGSLDVHYSSGVANHFYYLLAEGAVVPSGFGAGTSYNVTPAGLVCNGNTALTAIGRAAASRIWYRALTVYMTSSTNYAAARRATLSAATDLYGSTSTQYRAVAAAWSAVSVN